One segment of Triticum aestivum cultivar Chinese Spring chromosome 2A, IWGSC CS RefSeq v2.1, whole genome shotgun sequence DNA contains the following:
- the LOC123191202 gene encoding nodulin homeobox isoform X2, whose amino-acid sequence MYMIDMISAVQDLSGLTTRELSEMLKESDSFALQSKAQAGGPEQVLISYNLHTYFSRPFADTSSLQVDMEKLVSSLPLHLLAVSLDIGRGSDLTYVLRAVRFLHCLSELATRHTKLEQVLLDDVKLSEQVMDLIFFLLSVLSHWKKEDHLGASPFIHSSLVAGSLHLMTSYFSSQWHELVHILLAHPKVDIFMDVAFDSLHEDMRLLSVRLSTLGTKAFPVGPFDSQLTYFICQQCEASLQFLLSLCQQKLFRDRILKNKELCRNGGILSLSFTILKLGVPEWLKGSTDIASSISRQKAKILSILLQLCESESISYLDEVATLPKSMQLGLEVLDLLKIAFGRKQKPAAGSHDKSYPMGSVLISALRLVDVFSDDSNFRSSFITNTIPFLTQILATPHDEFVSSWCSVDLPVMEDDANLDYDPVGAADLALLAASNMLTEAKVNYSCNFRSISMPSIQYAQTRTSCVVKIIANLHVFVPNICEEQERDLFLQKFQKYLLSESPKPSLDHPAADEITIVCTNLGSLSHYAKSLIPGNLLNEEDVQLLSDFSYKLQRWCKSQVGQRISQVAKSDVTSEMKVDLQPLQQPQPARASVPDPNMDGPPKDVQNIEESMATPPMRQDGNARDETPRNRATTNGGVLQNSVGQNLIHLGVARTTSAGYPGTSTATSMEVPRCRSVDHFKTPEPTKESCLRDEDERQPGRRGKKRTIMNDGQVNEIENALVDEPEMHKNAASLQTWAEKLSGQGAEITSSQLKNWLNNRKAKLARIAKERGVPYEGEGADKSSTPANSQLGDSSESAGEESYLPPSMVLNALGLSNSKGSSRLVTPDSSEPSTQDMMTSRPFTRSLSFEPGRPVLLIDNEGNEIGRGEIFQVDGRAQGKSLAESHICIIDVTELKVEKWRELPHPSEASGRTFQEAESRHGGVMRVAWDVVRLTPVAT is encoded by the exons ATGTAT ATGATAGACATGATTTCTGCTGTCCAAGACCTTAGTGGGCTGACCACTAGGGAACTTAGTGAGATGCTCAAGGAGTCCGACAGCTTCGCCTTGCAGTCCAAGGCGCAAGCCGGAGGTCCAGAGCAGGTGCTTATTAGCTACAATCTTCACACCTATTTCAGCCGCCCTTTCGCTGACACGTCTTCTCTCCAGGTGGACATGGAGAAGCTTGTGTCATCGCTTCCTCTCCATCTTCTTGCTGTAAGTTTGGATATCGGAAGAGGTTCAGATTTGACATATGTGCTCCGTGCCGTGCGCTTTTTGCATTGTTTGTCTGAGCTAGCAACTCGCCACACCAAGCTCGAGCAG GTTCTTCTGGATGATGTGAAGTTATCTGAACAAGTTATGGACCTGATATTCTTTCTGCTATCCGTTCTGTCCCACTGGAAGAAG GAAGATCATCTCGGCGCTTCTCCCTTCATACATTCATCACTTGTAGCAGGAAGTCTTCATCTGATGACAAGTTACTTCTCATCTCAGTGGCATGAGCTTGTTCATATTCTTCTTGCACATCCAAAG GTTGATATCTTTATGGATGTAGCCTTTGATAGTCTGCACGAAGATATGAGGTTATTGAGTGTCAGGCTATCGACATTGGGCACCAAAGCCTTTCCTGTTGGCCCTTTTGACTCACAACTCACTTACTTCATATGCCAACAGTGCGAAGCATCATTGCAATTTCTTTTGTCACTGTGCCAGCAGAAGTTATTCCGAGATCGTATTTTAAAAAACAAG GAGCTCTGTAGAAATGGAGGCATACTGTCACTCTCGTTTACGATATTGAAGTTAGGTGTTCCAGAATGGCTGAAAGGATCAACTGATATTGCTTCTTCCATTTCCAGACAGAAGGCTAAAATCCTTTCTATC TTGTTACAACTGTGTGAATCTGAAAGTATTTCTTACCTCGATGAAGTCGCCACTTTGCCAAAGAGCATGCAACTAGGGCTGGAG GTTCTTGATTTGCTGAAGATCGCATTTGGAAGAAAACAAAAACCTGCTGCCGGTTCCCATGATAAGAGTTACCCCATGGGTTCTGTGCTTATCAGTGCATTGCGTCTCGTTGACGTCTTTTCTGATGATTCAAACTTTAGATCTTCCTTCATAACTAATACT ATTCCCTTTCTGACGCAAATTTTGGCGACTCCTCATGATGAGTTTGTCTCAAGTTGGTGCTCTGTCGATCTGCCAGTGATGGAAGATGATGCTAATCTGGATTATGATCCAGTTGGTGCAGCTGACCTGGCACTGTTAGCTGCTTCAAATATGCTGACTGAAGCGAAAGTTAACTATTCATGCAATTTTCGCTCTATCAGCATGCCTTCAATACAATATGCACAGACAAGAACATCCTGTGTGGTGAAAATAATAGCAAATTTGCACGTCTTTGTTCCAAACATATGCGAAG AGCAAGAAAGAGACCTCTTTCTTCAGAAATTTCAGAAATACTTGTTATCAGAGAGTCCCAAGCCATCATTGGACCATCCAGCAGCCGATGAGATCACCATAGTTTGTACAAACTTGG GATCTTTGTCCCATTATGCTAAATCATTAATCCCTGGTAACTTGTTAAATGAGGAAGATGTGCAACTATTAAG TGATTTTTCTTATAAGTTGCAACGTTGGTGTAAATCGCAAGTTGGACAGAGAATATCGCAG GTGGCAAAAAGTGACGTCACATCAGAAATGAAGGTAGACTTGCAACCGTTGCAGCAGCCCCAGCCAGCAAGGGCTAGTGTTCCAGATCCCAATATGGATGGCCCTCCTAAG GATGTGCAAAACATTGAAGAGTCTATGGCGACGCCCCCCATGAGACAAGATGGAAATGCTAGGGATGAGACTCCAAGAAACCGTGCCACTACAAATGGTGGGGTCCTGCAAAATTCAGTCGGTCAGAACCTAATCCATCTTGGCGTTGCGAGAACGACTAGCGCAGGCTATCCGGGTACCAGTACTGCTACCAGCATGGAGGTCCCACGCTGCAGAAGTGTAGACCATTTCAAAACACCAGAACCTACCAAGGAAAGTTGTCTCCGGGACGAGGATGAGAGGCAGCCTGGTAGGAGAGGAAAGAAGCGAACTATCATGAACGACGGGCAGGTAAATGAAATTGAGAATGCTCTGGTTGATGAGCCCGAGATGCATAAGAATGCCGCTTCCCTTCAGACATGGGCAGAGAAGCTGAGTGGGCAG GGTGCAGAGATCACATCATCGCAACTAAAGAATTG GCtgaacaacagaaaagctaagctTGCTCGTATCGCGAAAGAAAGAGGAGTGCCATACGAGGGCGAGGGTGCTGACAAGTCATCTACACCAGCTAATTCTCAGTTGGGTGACTCCTCAGAGAGTGCCGGCGAGGAGAGCTACTTGCCGCCTTCAATGGTGCTGAATGCTCTAGGCTTATCCAACTCCAAGGGCAGCAGCAGGCTCGTTACCCCAGACTCCAGCGAGCCAAGTACACAAGACATGATGACGAGCCGCCCGTTCACAAGATCATTGTCATTCGAGCCTGGCCGCCCCGTTCTGCTGATTGACAACGAAGGGAATGAAATCGGCAGGGGCGAGATCTTCCAGGTTGATGGCAGGGCCCAAGGGAAGAGCCTGGCAGAGAGCCACATCTGCATCATCGACGTCACCGAGCTCAAGGTTGAGAAATGGAGGGAACTCCCCCACCCTTCCG
- the LOC123191202 gene encoding nodulin homeobox isoform X1, with translation MYMIDMISAVQDLSGLTTRELSEMLKESDSFALQSKAQAGGPEQVLISYNLHTYFSRPFADTSSLQVDMEKLVSSLPLHLLAVSLDIGRGSDLTYVLRAVRFLHCLSELATRHTKLEQVLLDDVKLSEQVMDLIFFLLSVLSHWKKEDHLGASPFIHSSLVAGSLHLMTSYFSSQWHELVHILLAHPKVDIFMDVAFDSLHEDMRLLSVRLSTLGTKAFPVGPFDSQLTYFICQQCEASLQFLLSLCQQKLFRDRILKNKELCRNGGILSLSFTILKLGVPEWLKGSTDIASSISRQKAKILSILLQLCESESISYLDEVATLPKSMQLGLEVLDLLKIAFGRKQKPAAGSHDKSYPMGSVLISALRLVDVFSDDSNFRSSFITNTIPFLTQILATPHDEFVSSWCSVDLPVMEDDANLDYDPVGAADLALLAASNMLTEAKVNYSCNFRSISMPSIQYAQTRTSCVVKIIANLHVFVPNICEEQERDLFLQKFQKYLLSESPKPSLDHPAADEITIVCTNLGSLSHYAKSLIPGNLLNEEDVQLLSDFSYKLQRWCKSQVGQRISQVAKSDVTSEMKVDLQPLQQPQPARASVPDPNMDGPPKQDVQNIEESMATPPMRQDGNARDETPRNRATTNGGVLQNSVGQNLIHLGVARTTSAGYPGTSTATSMEVPRCRSVDHFKTPEPTKESCLRDEDERQPGRRGKKRTIMNDGQVNEIENALVDEPEMHKNAASLQTWAEKLSGQGAEITSSQLKNWLNNRKAKLARIAKERGVPYEGEGADKSSTPANSQLGDSSESAGEESYLPPSMVLNALGLSNSKGSSRLVTPDSSEPSTQDMMTSRPFTRSLSFEPGRPVLLIDNEGNEIGRGEIFQVDGRAQGKSLAESHICIIDVTELKVEKWRELPHPSEASGRTFQEAESRHGGVMRVAWDVVRLTPVAT, from the exons ATGTAT ATGATAGACATGATTTCTGCTGTCCAAGACCTTAGTGGGCTGACCACTAGGGAACTTAGTGAGATGCTCAAGGAGTCCGACAGCTTCGCCTTGCAGTCCAAGGCGCAAGCCGGAGGTCCAGAGCAGGTGCTTATTAGCTACAATCTTCACACCTATTTCAGCCGCCCTTTCGCTGACACGTCTTCTCTCCAGGTGGACATGGAGAAGCTTGTGTCATCGCTTCCTCTCCATCTTCTTGCTGTAAGTTTGGATATCGGAAGAGGTTCAGATTTGACATATGTGCTCCGTGCCGTGCGCTTTTTGCATTGTTTGTCTGAGCTAGCAACTCGCCACACCAAGCTCGAGCAG GTTCTTCTGGATGATGTGAAGTTATCTGAACAAGTTATGGACCTGATATTCTTTCTGCTATCCGTTCTGTCCCACTGGAAGAAG GAAGATCATCTCGGCGCTTCTCCCTTCATACATTCATCACTTGTAGCAGGAAGTCTTCATCTGATGACAAGTTACTTCTCATCTCAGTGGCATGAGCTTGTTCATATTCTTCTTGCACATCCAAAG GTTGATATCTTTATGGATGTAGCCTTTGATAGTCTGCACGAAGATATGAGGTTATTGAGTGTCAGGCTATCGACATTGGGCACCAAAGCCTTTCCTGTTGGCCCTTTTGACTCACAACTCACTTACTTCATATGCCAACAGTGCGAAGCATCATTGCAATTTCTTTTGTCACTGTGCCAGCAGAAGTTATTCCGAGATCGTATTTTAAAAAACAAG GAGCTCTGTAGAAATGGAGGCATACTGTCACTCTCGTTTACGATATTGAAGTTAGGTGTTCCAGAATGGCTGAAAGGATCAACTGATATTGCTTCTTCCATTTCCAGACAGAAGGCTAAAATCCTTTCTATC TTGTTACAACTGTGTGAATCTGAAAGTATTTCTTACCTCGATGAAGTCGCCACTTTGCCAAAGAGCATGCAACTAGGGCTGGAG GTTCTTGATTTGCTGAAGATCGCATTTGGAAGAAAACAAAAACCTGCTGCCGGTTCCCATGATAAGAGTTACCCCATGGGTTCTGTGCTTATCAGTGCATTGCGTCTCGTTGACGTCTTTTCTGATGATTCAAACTTTAGATCTTCCTTCATAACTAATACT ATTCCCTTTCTGACGCAAATTTTGGCGACTCCTCATGATGAGTTTGTCTCAAGTTGGTGCTCTGTCGATCTGCCAGTGATGGAAGATGATGCTAATCTGGATTATGATCCAGTTGGTGCAGCTGACCTGGCACTGTTAGCTGCTTCAAATATGCTGACTGAAGCGAAAGTTAACTATTCATGCAATTTTCGCTCTATCAGCATGCCTTCAATACAATATGCACAGACAAGAACATCCTGTGTGGTGAAAATAATAGCAAATTTGCACGTCTTTGTTCCAAACATATGCGAAG AGCAAGAAAGAGACCTCTTTCTTCAGAAATTTCAGAAATACTTGTTATCAGAGAGTCCCAAGCCATCATTGGACCATCCAGCAGCCGATGAGATCACCATAGTTTGTACAAACTTGG GATCTTTGTCCCATTATGCTAAATCATTAATCCCTGGTAACTTGTTAAATGAGGAAGATGTGCAACTATTAAG TGATTTTTCTTATAAGTTGCAACGTTGGTGTAAATCGCAAGTTGGACAGAGAATATCGCAG GTGGCAAAAAGTGACGTCACATCAGAAATGAAGGTAGACTTGCAACCGTTGCAGCAGCCCCAGCCAGCAAGGGCTAGTGTTCCAGATCCCAATATGGATGGCCCTCCTAAG CAGGATGTGCAAAACATTGAAGAGTCTATGGCGACGCCCCCCATGAGACAAGATGGAAATGCTAGGGATGAGACTCCAAGAAACCGTGCCACTACAAATGGTGGGGTCCTGCAAAATTCAGTCGGTCAGAACCTAATCCATCTTGGCGTTGCGAGAACGACTAGCGCAGGCTATCCGGGTACCAGTACTGCTACCAGCATGGAGGTCCCACGCTGCAGAAGTGTAGACCATTTCAAAACACCAGAACCTACCAAGGAAAGTTGTCTCCGGGACGAGGATGAGAGGCAGCCTGGTAGGAGAGGAAAGAAGCGAACTATCATGAACGACGGGCAGGTAAATGAAATTGAGAATGCTCTGGTTGATGAGCCCGAGATGCATAAGAATGCCGCTTCCCTTCAGACATGGGCAGAGAAGCTGAGTGGGCAG GGTGCAGAGATCACATCATCGCAACTAAAGAATTG GCtgaacaacagaaaagctaagctTGCTCGTATCGCGAAAGAAAGAGGAGTGCCATACGAGGGCGAGGGTGCTGACAAGTCATCTACACCAGCTAATTCTCAGTTGGGTGACTCCTCAGAGAGTGCCGGCGAGGAGAGCTACTTGCCGCCTTCAATGGTGCTGAATGCTCTAGGCTTATCCAACTCCAAGGGCAGCAGCAGGCTCGTTACCCCAGACTCCAGCGAGCCAAGTACACAAGACATGATGACGAGCCGCCCGTTCACAAGATCATTGTCATTCGAGCCTGGCCGCCCCGTTCTGCTGATTGACAACGAAGGGAATGAAATCGGCAGGGGCGAGATCTTCCAGGTTGATGGCAGGGCCCAAGGGAAGAGCCTGGCAGAGAGCCACATCTGCATCATCGACGTCACCGAGCTCAAGGTTGAGAAATGGAGGGAACTCCCCCACCCTTCCG
- the LOC123191202 gene encoding nodulin homeobox isoform X6: protein MIDMISAVQDLSGLTTRELSEMLKESDSFALQSKAQAGGPEQVDMEKLVSSLPLHLLAVSLDIGRGSDLTYVLRAVRFLHCLSELATRHTKLEQVLLDDVKLSEQVMDLIFFLLSVLSHWKKEDHLGASPFIHSSLVAGSLHLMTSYFSSQWHELVHILLAHPKVDIFMDVAFDSLHEDMRLLSVRLSTLGTKAFPVGPFDSQLTYFICQQCEASLQFLLSLCQQKLFRDRILKNKELCRNGGILSLSFTILKLGVPEWLKGSTDIASSISRQKAKILSILLQLCESESISYLDEVATLPKSMQLGLEVLDLLKIAFGRKQKPAAGSHDKSYPMGSVLISALRLVDVFSDDSNFRSSFITNTIPFLTQILATPHDEFVSSWCSVDLPVMEDDANLDYDPVGAADLALLAASNMLTEAKVNYSCNFRSISMPSIQYAQTRTSCVVKIIANLHVFVPNICEEQERDLFLQKFQKYLLSESPKPSLDHPAADEITIVCTNLGSLSHYAKSLIPGNLLNEEDVQLLSDFSYKLQRWCKSQVGQRISQVAKSDVTSEMKVDLQPLQQPQPARASVPDPNMDGPPKQDVQNIEESMATPPMRQDGNARDETPRNRATTNGGVLQNSVGQNLIHLGVARTTSAGYPGTSTATSMEVPRCRSVDHFKTPEPTKESCLRDEDERQPGRRGKKRTIMNDGQVNEIENALVDEPEMHKNAASLQTWAEKLSGQGAEITSSQLKNWLNNRKAKLARIAKERGVPYEGEGADKSSTPANSQLGDSSESAGEESYLPPSMVLNALGLSNSKGSSRLVTPDSSEPSTQDMMTSRPFTRSLSFEPGRPVLLIDNEGNEIGRGEIFQVDGRAQGKSLAESHICIIDVTELKVEKWRELPHPSEASGRTFQEAESRHGGVMRVAWDVVRLTPVAT from the exons ATGATAGACATGATTTCTGCTGTCCAAGACCTTAGTGGGCTGACCACTAGGGAACTTAGTGAGATGCTCAAGGAGTCCGACAGCTTCGCCTTGCAGTCCAAGGCGCAAGCCGGAGGTCCAGAGCAG GTGGACATGGAGAAGCTTGTGTCATCGCTTCCTCTCCATCTTCTTGCTGTAAGTTTGGATATCGGAAGAGGTTCAGATTTGACATATGTGCTCCGTGCCGTGCGCTTTTTGCATTGTTTGTCTGAGCTAGCAACTCGCCACACCAAGCTCGAGCAG GTTCTTCTGGATGATGTGAAGTTATCTGAACAAGTTATGGACCTGATATTCTTTCTGCTATCCGTTCTGTCCCACTGGAAGAAG GAAGATCATCTCGGCGCTTCTCCCTTCATACATTCATCACTTGTAGCAGGAAGTCTTCATCTGATGACAAGTTACTTCTCATCTCAGTGGCATGAGCTTGTTCATATTCTTCTTGCACATCCAAAG GTTGATATCTTTATGGATGTAGCCTTTGATAGTCTGCACGAAGATATGAGGTTATTGAGTGTCAGGCTATCGACATTGGGCACCAAAGCCTTTCCTGTTGGCCCTTTTGACTCACAACTCACTTACTTCATATGCCAACAGTGCGAAGCATCATTGCAATTTCTTTTGTCACTGTGCCAGCAGAAGTTATTCCGAGATCGTATTTTAAAAAACAAG GAGCTCTGTAGAAATGGAGGCATACTGTCACTCTCGTTTACGATATTGAAGTTAGGTGTTCCAGAATGGCTGAAAGGATCAACTGATATTGCTTCTTCCATTTCCAGACAGAAGGCTAAAATCCTTTCTATC TTGTTACAACTGTGTGAATCTGAAAGTATTTCTTACCTCGATGAAGTCGCCACTTTGCCAAAGAGCATGCAACTAGGGCTGGAG GTTCTTGATTTGCTGAAGATCGCATTTGGAAGAAAACAAAAACCTGCTGCCGGTTCCCATGATAAGAGTTACCCCATGGGTTCTGTGCTTATCAGTGCATTGCGTCTCGTTGACGTCTTTTCTGATGATTCAAACTTTAGATCTTCCTTCATAACTAATACT ATTCCCTTTCTGACGCAAATTTTGGCGACTCCTCATGATGAGTTTGTCTCAAGTTGGTGCTCTGTCGATCTGCCAGTGATGGAAGATGATGCTAATCTGGATTATGATCCAGTTGGTGCAGCTGACCTGGCACTGTTAGCTGCTTCAAATATGCTGACTGAAGCGAAAGTTAACTATTCATGCAATTTTCGCTCTATCAGCATGCCTTCAATACAATATGCACAGACAAGAACATCCTGTGTGGTGAAAATAATAGCAAATTTGCACGTCTTTGTTCCAAACATATGCGAAG AGCAAGAAAGAGACCTCTTTCTTCAGAAATTTCAGAAATACTTGTTATCAGAGAGTCCCAAGCCATCATTGGACCATCCAGCAGCCGATGAGATCACCATAGTTTGTACAAACTTGG GATCTTTGTCCCATTATGCTAAATCATTAATCCCTGGTAACTTGTTAAATGAGGAAGATGTGCAACTATTAAG TGATTTTTCTTATAAGTTGCAACGTTGGTGTAAATCGCAAGTTGGACAGAGAATATCGCAG GTGGCAAAAAGTGACGTCACATCAGAAATGAAGGTAGACTTGCAACCGTTGCAGCAGCCCCAGCCAGCAAGGGCTAGTGTTCCAGATCCCAATATGGATGGCCCTCCTAAG CAGGATGTGCAAAACATTGAAGAGTCTATGGCGACGCCCCCCATGAGACAAGATGGAAATGCTAGGGATGAGACTCCAAGAAACCGTGCCACTACAAATGGTGGGGTCCTGCAAAATTCAGTCGGTCAGAACCTAATCCATCTTGGCGTTGCGAGAACGACTAGCGCAGGCTATCCGGGTACCAGTACTGCTACCAGCATGGAGGTCCCACGCTGCAGAAGTGTAGACCATTTCAAAACACCAGAACCTACCAAGGAAAGTTGTCTCCGGGACGAGGATGAGAGGCAGCCTGGTAGGAGAGGAAAGAAGCGAACTATCATGAACGACGGGCAGGTAAATGAAATTGAGAATGCTCTGGTTGATGAGCCCGAGATGCATAAGAATGCCGCTTCCCTTCAGACATGGGCAGAGAAGCTGAGTGGGCAG GGTGCAGAGATCACATCATCGCAACTAAAGAATTG GCtgaacaacagaaaagctaagctTGCTCGTATCGCGAAAGAAAGAGGAGTGCCATACGAGGGCGAGGGTGCTGACAAGTCATCTACACCAGCTAATTCTCAGTTGGGTGACTCCTCAGAGAGTGCCGGCGAGGAGAGCTACTTGCCGCCTTCAATGGTGCTGAATGCTCTAGGCTTATCCAACTCCAAGGGCAGCAGCAGGCTCGTTACCCCAGACTCCAGCGAGCCAAGTACACAAGACATGATGACGAGCCGCCCGTTCACAAGATCATTGTCATTCGAGCCTGGCCGCCCCGTTCTGCTGATTGACAACGAAGGGAATGAAATCGGCAGGGGCGAGATCTTCCAGGTTGATGGCAGGGCCCAAGGGAAGAGCCTGGCAGAGAGCCACATCTGCATCATCGACGTCACCGAGCTCAAGGTTGAGAAATGGAGGGAACTCCCCCACCCTTCCG
- the LOC123191202 gene encoding nodulin homeobox isoform X3 produces MIDMISAVQDLSGLTTRELSEMLKESDSFALQSKAQAGGPEQVLISYNLHTYFSRPFADTSSLQVDMEKLVSSLPLHLLAVSLDIGRGSDLTYVLRAVRFLHCLSELATRHTKLEQVLLDDVKLSEQVMDLIFFLLSVLSHWKKEDHLGASPFIHSSLVAGSLHLMTSYFSSQWHELVHILLAHPKVDIFMDVAFDSLHEDMRLLSVRLSTLGTKAFPVGPFDSQLTYFICQQCEASLQFLLSLCQQKLFRDRILKNKELCRNGGILSLSFTILKLGVPEWLKGSTDIASSISRQKAKILSILLQLCESESISYLDEVATLPKSMQLGLEVLDLLKIAFGRKQKPAAGSHDKSYPMGSVLISALRLVDVFSDDSNFRSSFITNTIPFLTQILATPHDEFVSSWCSVDLPVMEDDANLDYDPVGAADLALLAASNMLTEAKVNYSCNFRSISMPSIQYAQTRTSCVVKIIANLHVFVPNICEEQERDLFLQKFQKYLLSESPKPSLDHPAADEITIVCTNLGSLSHYAKSLIPGNLLNEEDVQLLSDFSYKLQRWCKSQVGQRISQVAKSDVTSEMKVDLQPLQQPQPARASVPDPNMDGPPKQDVQNIEESMATPPMRQDGNARDETPRNRATTNGGVLQNSVGQNLIHLGVARTTSAGYPGTSTATSMEVPRCRSVDHFKTPEPTKESCLRDEDERQPGRRGKKRTIMNDGQVNEIENALVDEPEMHKNAASLQTWAEKLSGQGAEITSSQLKNWLNNRKAKLARIAKERGVPYEGEGADKSSTPANSQLGDSSESAGEESYLPPSMVLNALGLSNSKGSSRLVTPDSSEPSTQDMMTSRPFTRSLSFEPGRPVLLIDNEGNEIGRGEIFQVDGRAQGKSLAESHICIIDVTELKVEKWRELPHPSEASGRTFQEAESRHGGVMRVAWDVVRLTPVAT; encoded by the exons ATGATAGACATGATTTCTGCTGTCCAAGACCTTAGTGGGCTGACCACTAGGGAACTTAGTGAGATGCTCAAGGAGTCCGACAGCTTCGCCTTGCAGTCCAAGGCGCAAGCCGGAGGTCCAGAGCAGGTGCTTATTAGCTACAATCTTCACACCTATTTCAGCCGCCCTTTCGCTGACACGTCTTCTCTCCAGGTGGACATGGAGAAGCTTGTGTCATCGCTTCCTCTCCATCTTCTTGCTGTAAGTTTGGATATCGGAAGAGGTTCAGATTTGACATATGTGCTCCGTGCCGTGCGCTTTTTGCATTGTTTGTCTGAGCTAGCAACTCGCCACACCAAGCTCGAGCAG GTTCTTCTGGATGATGTGAAGTTATCTGAACAAGTTATGGACCTGATATTCTTTCTGCTATCCGTTCTGTCCCACTGGAAGAAG GAAGATCATCTCGGCGCTTCTCCCTTCATACATTCATCACTTGTAGCAGGAAGTCTTCATCTGATGACAAGTTACTTCTCATCTCAGTGGCATGAGCTTGTTCATATTCTTCTTGCACATCCAAAG GTTGATATCTTTATGGATGTAGCCTTTGATAGTCTGCACGAAGATATGAGGTTATTGAGTGTCAGGCTATCGACATTGGGCACCAAAGCCTTTCCTGTTGGCCCTTTTGACTCACAACTCACTTACTTCATATGCCAACAGTGCGAAGCATCATTGCAATTTCTTTTGTCACTGTGCCAGCAGAAGTTATTCCGAGATCGTATTTTAAAAAACAAG GAGCTCTGTAGAAATGGAGGCATACTGTCACTCTCGTTTACGATATTGAAGTTAGGTGTTCCAGAATGGCTGAAAGGATCAACTGATATTGCTTCTTCCATTTCCAGACAGAAGGCTAAAATCCTTTCTATC TTGTTACAACTGTGTGAATCTGAAAGTATTTCTTACCTCGATGAAGTCGCCACTTTGCCAAAGAGCATGCAACTAGGGCTGGAG GTTCTTGATTTGCTGAAGATCGCATTTGGAAGAAAACAAAAACCTGCTGCCGGTTCCCATGATAAGAGTTACCCCATGGGTTCTGTGCTTATCAGTGCATTGCGTCTCGTTGACGTCTTTTCTGATGATTCAAACTTTAGATCTTCCTTCATAACTAATACT ATTCCCTTTCTGACGCAAATTTTGGCGACTCCTCATGATGAGTTTGTCTCAAGTTGGTGCTCTGTCGATCTGCCAGTGATGGAAGATGATGCTAATCTGGATTATGATCCAGTTGGTGCAGCTGACCTGGCACTGTTAGCTGCTTCAAATATGCTGACTGAAGCGAAAGTTAACTATTCATGCAATTTTCGCTCTATCAGCATGCCTTCAATACAATATGCACAGACAAGAACATCCTGTGTGGTGAAAATAATAGCAAATTTGCACGTCTTTGTTCCAAACATATGCGAAG AGCAAGAAAGAGACCTCTTTCTTCAGAAATTTCAGAAATACTTGTTATCAGAGAGTCCCAAGCCATCATTGGACCATCCAGCAGCCGATGAGATCACCATAGTTTGTACAAACTTGG GATCTTTGTCCCATTATGCTAAATCATTAATCCCTGGTAACTTGTTAAATGAGGAAGATGTGCAACTATTAAG TGATTTTTCTTATAAGTTGCAACGTTGGTGTAAATCGCAAGTTGGACAGAGAATATCGCAG GTGGCAAAAAGTGACGTCACATCAGAAATGAAGGTAGACTTGCAACCGTTGCAGCAGCCCCAGCCAGCAAGGGCTAGTGTTCCAGATCCCAATATGGATGGCCCTCCTAAG CAGGATGTGCAAAACATTGAAGAGTCTATGGCGACGCCCCCCATGAGACAAGATGGAAATGCTAGGGATGAGACTCCAAGAAACCGTGCCACTACAAATGGTGGGGTCCTGCAAAATTCAGTCGGTCAGAACCTAATCCATCTTGGCGTTGCGAGAACGACTAGCGCAGGCTATCCGGGTACCAGTACTGCTACCAGCATGGAGGTCCCACGCTGCAGAAGTGTAGACCATTTCAAAACACCAGAACCTACCAAGGAAAGTTGTCTCCGGGACGAGGATGAGAGGCAGCCTGGTAGGAGAGGAAAGAAGCGAACTATCATGAACGACGGGCAGGTAAATGAAATTGAGAATGCTCTGGTTGATGAGCCCGAGATGCATAAGAATGCCGCTTCCCTTCAGACATGGGCAGAGAAGCTGAGTGGGCAG GGTGCAGAGATCACATCATCGCAACTAAAGAATTG GCtgaacaacagaaaagctaagctTGCTCGTATCGCGAAAGAAAGAGGAGTGCCATACGAGGGCGAGGGTGCTGACAAGTCATCTACACCAGCTAATTCTCAGTTGGGTGACTCCTCAGAGAGTGCCGGCGAGGAGAGCTACTTGCCGCCTTCAATGGTGCTGAATGCTCTAGGCTTATCCAACTCCAAGGGCAGCAGCAGGCTCGTTACCCCAGACTCCAGCGAGCCAAGTACACAAGACATGATGACGAGCCGCCCGTTCACAAGATCATTGTCATTCGAGCCTGGCCGCCCCGTTCTGCTGATTGACAACGAAGGGAATGAAATCGGCAGGGGCGAGATCTTCCAGGTTGATGGCAGGGCCCAAGGGAAGAGCCTGGCAGAGAGCCACATCTGCATCATCGACGTCACCGAGCTCAAGGTTGAGAAATGGAGGGAACTCCCCCACCCTTCCG